A region of the Pirellulales bacterium genome:
GAAGGTTGCAGCGGTCAGGTATTGGATAATAAACGGGCTCCGGCGCATGGACGTACCTATATCAAAGCTTGCTCGTCGTTCGTGCTTGAGTTCGATACCGGCAGCAGCATCATGACGCACGTTCCCTGGGGCGTGCTGTCAATCTCCACCCGCCCGCCATGCGCGGTGACGATGCGCCAGCATTTTGACAGCCCGTTCCCCAATCCACGGCCGGCGCCGCGGCCGGAATAGAACGGATCGAAGGCGTGGCGGCGTACATCGGATGGTATGCCAGGGCCGTTGTCATGGACGCTGATTGCAATGTGCCGTGATGGCGGCATATTGCACGACGCAGGGTGCTCTTCGGCGCCTCGTCTGTCGCGTGCGGGCTTGCCCCTCACCCTGCCCTCTCCCACGAGGGGCGAGGGTTCTGAGCCGTGCCGTGCGGCGATGGTTTCTTGGAATTGCTGCACACTGCAAACGATCTCGATACGGCCGCCGGGCGAGAGGGCATCAAATGCGTTTTCGCACATGGCCCGTAGTGCGACCTGCAATTGCGTGACGTCGGCGTGCAGCGCGGGAAGATCGCGCGGGCAATCGAAAGCGAGCGTAACGCTCTGGGCTTCGGCCCGCGTGGCAAGCTCGGCGACGACGGTTTCGATGGTTTGTGCGACGTTACATGGTTCCAGCCGCGGTTGCGGAGGCCGGGCAAATAGCATCAGGTCGGCGATCATTTCATGCACACGACGAGCCTGGGTGTTGATCACCGCCAGTTCGCGCCGTCGTTCCGGATCTTGTTCGTGCCGCAAAAACAACTGCGCCCGGCCCGAGATCACGGCCAGCGGATTGTTGATTTCATGACCGGCGCCTGCGGCAAACTCAGCCAACGATTCCAGCTTCTCTTCTTCGAGCCGGCGATCGAACTGCGTTTCCAACTCCACCAGCCGCGCGAACTTGGATGCCGTGTGGGCGAAGTTCTGCGCAGCAAATCCAGGCGACACAAGCCAACGCTGCCGGGCTGCTTCGGCGCGACTACCAATCTTGGCCGCATGAGCGGCCGTTGTCTTTGCCGACGGTTTTTTCCGCGAGGGAGCCTTGGACTTCGCCCGAGCGTTTGGGTCAGGCTGCTGCTTGAGCCATTCTGGCAGTGCCGCCACGCAGTCGGCCGTGCACCCGATCGCCCTGAGCCACTTCGGTGCGCCGTGCAGCAGCGCAACGAGATAGCTGTGTCCAGAGTAAACTCGCCCGCGAGCCGCGGCTTGTTCGGCCGCGATGACGTCGGCAGCCGCCAGTGACGCCAGCTTCGCCGCGACAAGTGGCTCACCAGACTTAGCCCGGCGCGGCTGCCCATTTTCCGCGGGCCAATGCGCCACGAGCGAGGCGAGATTCGCAGCCAGCCAGCTGGCCAGTTCGTTAATGGTGGTCGCTTGCGACGAGCCCTCGCGAAGCCGCGACGGTTGGCAGACGGTCCACAGAGCGAGGGCCGGATCAAGCGCCAGGGCCTCGGCCAGTTGCTGGTGTGCGTGTTGGTCCGTCGGCTCGATCAACACCTGCAACAACGCTGCCGCCGTTGGCTCGGCCAGCGGTAGTCGGCAACTACAATCGCCAATCGATAGCGGCGGTAGTCGCTCGATCACGGGCCCACCATTTCGTACGACGGCGTATTGGTGAGATGGGGCCGCGCAATGGCAGGGCACTGGCACCACTCGCGTGGCACAGGAACTGGCCTGGCAACACACTTGCGCACCAGCACAGGCGCAGCCATACCCGCCGAACGCGGTCCAAGCCGCTCGTCGCTCGACGATTCGGCCGATCACACCACAACCGCCGACCGAGCTTGACCCGGCCGACGGCGTTTTCTAAGCCGACAGATTCATTGCGCCCAGCGGACGGACACGACTCAACCGGCCGACAGCGTCTCGATGTCCAACAGGTGGCACATGTGCTCGATCAGCGTATCGACCTCGAACGGCTTGTGGAGGAAATCGTTGGCCCCCGCAGCGCGGAGATCTTCGATCTTGTCCTCTTCCACCATGCCCGAGATGCAGATGATCCGCACATCGTCCATGGTGCTGTCGCCGCGCACGCGCTGGCAGACTTCCTTGCCGTTGATATCCGGCAACATGACGTCCAGCACGATCAGGTCAGGGCGATATTCCTTGACCATCATGCCCGCATCGAACCCGTTGTTCACGCTGCGGACCTCGAAACGTCCATCGCGGTTCAAGACGTCGGTGATCAACTCGACGAGTTCTTCGTCGTCGTCAACGATCAACACCTTGCGTTTGCCGCTTTCCAAAGCGTCTGTCGGGATGCCGTTGTCGCGCATGAACGAGAAAAGCTCGTTACGCGGAATACGGCGAAAGCGACTACCGGGGACCCGAAACCCCTTAAGCTGTCCAGAATCAAAGCAGCGAATGATCGTCTGTTGGCTAACCTTACAGATCTTCGCGGCTTCACCCGTCGTAAAGACAGTCTTCATAAATGCTAACCATCCCTCTCCCTAGCCGATGGTAAGGCTAGTCTCAGCGGGACTCTCAGCCACCTGCTTTATGAGGGGCGAGAGTACCTAGTCCTCCGTGTGACGCTAGTCGACAGCTAGCCCTTAGCACGCGGTATTCGTAAATCCTTTACGTCCCAGACCTTTTGCATTCGACAACCTCATCCAGCCCTGCCGAGATTGCCGAATTTGCCATCTACAGCGATTATAGCTATCTTCCGAAACGAGTCAATATTGATCTCGTCGCCGCAACCTTCTTCTGAAAAGCAACTTACGTCGCTCACCTCAAACTGTGTAGAGGCGGCTTGCGAGCCCTTCCCAGCTCCATTCCAGACCACTCTCAAGGGGTCCTGCGGGGCTTCGACAACTGGGGCAAGTCGCGTGGCTTCTGGCTGGGTTAAACGACCCAGCAAGACCTGCTCGGACGCCCTCGCAGGCAACGAGCGATCGTCAGGCCGACGGCG
Encoded here:
- a CDS encoding ATP-binding protein, with protein sequence MIERLPPLSIGDCSCRLPLAEPTAAALLQVLIEPTDQHAHQQLAEALALDPALALWTVCQPSRLREGSSQATTINELASWLAANLASLVAHWPAENGQPRRAKSGEPLVAAKLASLAAADVIAAEQAAARGRVYSGHSYLVALLHGAPKWLRAIGCTADCVAALPEWLKQQPDPNARAKSKAPSRKKPSAKTTAAHAAKIGSRAEAARQRWLVSPGFAAQNFAHTASKFARLVELETQFDRRLEEEKLESLAEFAAGAGHEINNPLAVISGRAQLFLRHEQDPERRRELAVINTQARRVHEMIADLMLFARPPQPRLEPCNVAQTIETVVAELATRAEAQSVTLAFDCPRDLPALHADVTQLQVALRAMCENAFDALSPGGRIEIVCSVQQFQETIAARHGSEPSPLVGEGRVRGKPARDRRGAEEHPASCNMPPSRHIAISVHDNGPGIPSDVRRHAFDPFYSGRGAGRGLGNGLSKCWRIVTAHGGRVEIDSTPQGTCVMMLLPVSNSSTNDEQALI
- a CDS encoding response regulator, with translation MKTVFTTGEAAKICKVSQQTIIRCFDSGQLKGFRVPGSRFRRIPRNELFSFMRDNGIPTDALESGKRKVLIVDDDEELVELITDVLNRDGRFEVRSVNNGFDAGMMVKEYRPDLIVLDVMLPDINGKEVCQRVRGDSTMDDVRIICISGMVEEDKIEDLRAAGANDFLHKPFEVDTLIEHMCHLLDIETLSAG